Proteins from a genomic interval of Pseudomonas paeninsulae:
- a CDS encoding LTA synthase family protein, which produces MASTPALNHPASASHLARPTLKSHLAFTLLSAMALLLIYALLRVALLVYNRELIGITPAASFAEAFLNGLRFDLRVVVYACIPLLLSLLSVRAMAARGLHRLWLTAFASITLFLGLSELDFYREFHQRLNSLVFQYFQEDPKTVLSMLWNGFPVGRYLLAWAVATWLLSKLFKRLDLLSRPAAKASSATSAPAWYWRIATFGVCLLVAVIAARGHISSGPPLRWGDAYTTESMFANQLGLNGTLTLISAAQASFSSHRENAWQSTMTDQQAQETVRELLLTPYDQLVDADTAAIRRDFTPPADATLPIRNVVVILMESFAGHFVGAMGYPGNITPHFDKLAQEGLLFDRFFSNGTHTHQGMFASMACFPNLPSFEYLMRTPEGANKFSGLPQLLGARGYDNLYVYNGNFQWDNQSGFFSNQGMSNFIGREDFVDPVFMDPTWGVSDQDMFDRGASELANNFGSKPFYALLQTLSNHTPYALPENLPVEPVTGHGSADEHLTAMRYADWALGQFFDKARKAPYFKDTLFVVVGDHGFGSTEQLTEMDLFRFNVPLLLIGPGIQDKFGAVSHTVGTQVDIVPTIMGRLGGEVRHQCWGRDLLNLPQGDLGIGVIKPSGGDQTVALVTSKRILIQPKGFEPRLYDYRLGAEPSAERVRSDLDPELQQNLEAFLQTATKSLLDNSAGVEDGLPERQ; this is translated from the coding sequence ATGGCCTCCACTCCGGCCCTCAATCATCCAGCGTCTGCATCTCATCTCGCGCGTCCGACCCTGAAAAGTCACCTGGCCTTCACCCTCTTGAGTGCGATGGCGCTGCTGCTGATCTATGCCTTGCTGCGGGTGGCCTTGCTGGTCTACAACCGCGAGCTGATCGGCATCACTCCGGCGGCTAGCTTTGCCGAGGCCTTCCTCAATGGCCTGCGTTTCGACCTGCGGGTGGTGGTCTATGCCTGCATCCCGTTGCTGCTGTCGTTGCTCAGCGTGCGCGCCATGGCTGCCCGAGGCTTGCATCGCCTCTGGTTGACGGCATTCGCCAGCATCACCCTGTTTCTCGGTCTGTCCGAACTGGACTTCTACCGCGAGTTTCATCAACGCCTCAACAGCCTGGTGTTCCAGTACTTTCAGGAAGATCCCAAGACTGTCTTGAGCATGCTCTGGAACGGCTTCCCGGTCGGCCGCTATCTGCTGGCCTGGGCCGTGGCGACCTGGTTGCTGAGCAAACTGTTCAAGCGCCTGGACCTGCTCAGCCGGCCAGCGGCCAAGGCGTCATCCGCAACGAGTGCGCCGGCCTGGTATTGGCGTATCGCTACCTTCGGCGTCTGCCTGCTGGTGGCCGTGATTGCGGCCCGTGGCCACATCAGCTCGGGTCCGCCGCTGCGCTGGGGCGATGCCTATACCACCGAGTCGATGTTCGCCAATCAGCTCGGCCTGAATGGCACCTTGACCCTGATCTCGGCTGCCCAAGCCAGTTTTTCCTCGCACCGTGAAAACGCCTGGCAGTCGACCATGACCGACCAGCAGGCTCAGGAAACCGTGCGCGAACTGCTACTGACTCCCTACGATCAGCTGGTCGATGCCGACACTGCGGCGATCCGCCGTGACTTCACGCCGCCCGCCGACGCCACCTTGCCGATTCGCAATGTGGTGGTGATTTTGATGGAAAGCTTTGCCGGCCACTTTGTCGGCGCCATGGGCTATCCGGGTAATATCACGCCGCACTTCGACAAACTGGCGCAAGAGGGCCTGTTGTTCGATCGCTTCTTCTCCAACGGCACCCATACCCACCAGGGCATGTTTGCCAGCATGGCCTGCTTCCCCAACCTGCCGAGTTTCGAGTACCTGATGCGCACCCCCGAAGGCGCGAACAAGTTCTCCGGCCTGCCGCAACTGCTCGGCGCTCGTGGTTATGACAACCTGTACGTCTACAACGGCAACTTCCAATGGGACAACCAGTCGGGTTTCTTCAGCAACCAGGGCATGAGCAATTTCATCGGCCGTGAGGACTTCGTCGATCCGGTATTCATGGACCCGACCTGGGGTGTGTCCGACCAGGACATGTTCGACCGCGGTGCCAGCGAGTTGGCCAACAACTTCGGCAGCAAACCGTTCTATGCCTTGCTGCAAACCCTGTCCAACCACACCCCCTATGCGCTGCCGGAGAACCTGCCGGTCGAGCCGGTGACCGGTCACGGCTCGGCCGATGAACACCTCACCGCCATGCGCTATGCCGACTGGGCGCTCGGTCAGTTCTTCGACAAGGCGCGCAAGGCGCCGTATTTCAAGGACACCCTGTTCGTGGTGGTCGGCGATCATGGTTTTGGCAGCACCGAGCAACTGACCGAGATGGATCTGTTTCGCTTCAACGTGCCGCTGTTGCTGATCGGCCCGGGCATCCAGGATAAATTCGGCGCCGTCAGCCATACGGTCGGCACCCAAGTCGACATCGTGCCGACCATCATGGGCCGCCTGGGCGGCGAGGTGCGTCATCAGTGCTGGGGGCGCGACCTACTCAATCTGCCCCAAGGTGATCTGGGCATCGGCGTGATCAAGCCCTCGGGCGGCGATCAGACCGTGGCCCTAGTGACCTCGAAGCGCATTCTGATTCAGCCCAAGGGCTTCGAGCCGCGGCTGTATGATTATCGCCTGGGGGCCGAGCCGAGCGCCGAGCGGGTACGCAGCGATCTCGATCCCGAACTGCAGCAGAATCTCGAGGCTTTCCTGCAGACGGCCACCAAGAGCTTGCTGGATAACAGTGCGGGGGTGGAGGATGGGCTGCCGGAGCGGCAGTGA